In Desulfosediminicola ganghwensis, a single window of DNA contains:
- a CDS encoding TetR/AcrR family transcriptional regulator, translating to MKKTESTKEQLITSAGELFADNGFGAVSTRMIADRAGVKLSGIHYHFGSKEKLYIEACLTAHRRCQLTTFADILEENPALASTPEGQAEIVRNAVFRCFHDHFYSKRPEWEVNLLLREMITPTNAMTTLVDLIFRPEAESAALFYQQVKPTASYEEAAAWFDLMYGEIFFYTVARKTIQMVRGVETLSTEFYQMAAAKLARAMILEADLPLPADLT from the coding sequence ATGAAAAAAACTGAGAGTACCAAGGAACAACTCATCACCAGTGCCGGCGAGCTCTTTGCAGACAATGGGTTTGGCGCCGTAAGCACCAGAATGATCGCTGACAGGGCCGGAGTCAAACTAAGCGGAATTCATTATCATTTTGGCAGCAAGGAAAAGCTCTATATAGAGGCCTGTCTTACTGCCCACCGCCGTTGTCAACTCACGACTTTTGCCGATATTCTTGAAGAAAACCCAGCTCTCGCCTCAACACCGGAAGGCCAGGCAGAAATAGTCAGAAACGCTGTTTTTCGCTGTTTTCACGATCACTTCTATTCCAAGCGCCCCGAATGGGAAGTTAATCTTCTCCTGCGGGAAATGATCACCCCCACCAACGCCATGACCACTCTGGTCGATTTGATTTTCAGACCGGAAGCGGAGAGCGCCGCACTTTTTTACCAGCAGGTAAAGCCAACAGCCAGTTATGAGGAAGCGGCCGCCTGGTTTGATCTCATGTATGGTGAAATATTCTTCTATACCGTTGCCCGAAAAACCATCCAGATGGTTCGCGGTGTCGAAACTCTCAGTACCGAGTTTTACCAGATGGCTGCAGCAAAACTTGCACGAGCCATGATTCTGGAAGCAGATCTCCCGCTTCCGGCAGATTTGACATAG
- a CDS encoding PaaI family thioesterase yields the protein MYESHTEETEPLWRFLKSADEECFGCGPGNNHGLQMRFESNGSMLRSRLTMDKRFRGWSNLIHGGILSTMLDETMGWTVIILTRRFMLTKTMTVSFHRPVRIGAKLTVTGYIREQPTERRALVRAEIHDEHGELCAAADGEFALFSKKQFLRMKIMSEEDIEAMESAAISGSDRIETTELN from the coding sequence ATGTACGAGAGCCATACGGAAGAGACGGAACCATTATGGAGGTTTCTGAAGTCTGCAGATGAGGAATGTTTTGGCTGTGGTCCGGGTAATAACCACGGCTTACAGATGCGCTTTGAGTCGAACGGGAGCATGTTGCGCTCACGGCTTACGATGGATAAACGCTTTCGCGGCTGGTCTAATCTCATTCATGGCGGGATACTCTCCACCATGCTCGATGAGACCATGGGGTGGACGGTAATTATCCTGACACGTCGGTTTATGCTCACCAAGACTATGACGGTATCTTTCCATCGCCCTGTGCGAATAGGTGCTAAATTGACAGTTACCGGCTATATCAGGGAGCAGCCAACCGAGAGGCGGGCCCTGGTACGAGCCGAAATTCATGACGAGCATGGCGAGCTTTGTGCCGCAGCGGATGGTGAGTTTGCGCTTTTTTCCAAAAAGCAGTTTTTGCGGATGAAGATAATGTCTGAAGAGGATATCGAGGCGATGGAGTCCGCAGCCATTTCCGGTAGTGACCGGATCGAGACCACAGAGTTGAACTGA
- a CDS encoding ComEC/Rec2 family competence protein produces the protein MGTRIACCLLLALIWGFSAVSVLAKPVDIYFADVGDGNATLLHQPGKCAMLVDAGPRKYGDEIAHLLKERGIETLDFVVITHPHKQLYGGLEVLFDSMKILELSDNGDMNESEDGYRKYSELQFHLPYSVLARGDSWKCGDMRIKVVHPSVAFAGGGDYTSRALALLVEFNDFRFLLFGDVSANGEERMLRSRQDLNSMVLQFGAGEENRISQTLLERVQPKVVIISGARPGRELVDQLLSHKIRTFATAEEGVIRMRVAENGNIRLQP, from the coding sequence ATGGGGACTCGAATTGCGTGCTGTCTGCTTTTAGCCCTGATCTGGGGTTTTTCTGCTGTTTCTGTTTTGGCGAAACCGGTAGATATTTATTTCGCGGATGTGGGAGATGGTAATGCCACCCTGCTGCATCAACCCGGCAAGTGCGCAATGCTGGTGGATGCCGGCCCCAGAAAATATGGCGATGAGATTGCCCACCTACTCAAGGAGAGAGGGATCGAGACGCTTGATTTTGTGGTAATCACCCATCCACATAAGCAGCTTTATGGTGGTTTGGAGGTTCTGTTTGATTCCATGAAAATTTTAGAGCTCTCGGATAATGGTGATATGAATGAATCCGAGGACGGCTACAGGAAGTATAGCGAACTGCAGTTTCATCTGCCGTACTCCGTACTGGCCAGGGGGGACTCCTGGAAGTGTGGTGATATGCGGATCAAGGTGGTTCATCCTTCGGTGGCCTTTGCGGGGGGGGGAGACTACACCAGCCGTGCGTTGGCGCTTCTGGTGGAGTTTAACGATTTCCGCTTTCTACTATTTGGTGATGTTTCAGCAAATGGCGAGGAGAGAATGCTTCGCTCCAGGCAGGATCTGAATTCCATGGTTCTGCAGTTCGGAGCCGGTGAAGAGAATAGAATCTCACAAACCCTACTTGAGCGTGTTCAGCCGAAGGTTGTCATAATCAGTGGTGCCAGACCTGGCCGTGAGTTGGTTGATCAATTACTCAGTCATAAGATCCGGACTTTCGCCACCGCCGAAGAGGGAGTGATCAGAATGCGGGTTGCAGAAAACGGCAACATCCGGCTGCAACCTTAA
- a CDS encoding AI-2E family transporter, with amino-acid sequence MKKEAVHKAVLLGLVVLISAIFLSMIQGFLMAIFMAALFSSMASPTHRWLSGKIGGRQNIASILVVIGIVLVVLIPLTILIGVVVGQAINVGQSVTPWVQEFINEPSAVGRFLEKIPYYELLLPYRDVLVQKAGELVGTVSSFLIESLQSVAGITVNALFGAIIMLYVMFYFLTMGDVLLERILYFLPLEDEDEQLLLQRFTSVTRATIKGTIIIGIMQGTICGLAFAIAGIEGAVFWGSVMAVTSIIPAFGTAIVWGPAVIILALLGNFTGVIILVILCGAVAGNLDNLVRPRLVGKDTEMHDLFVLFGTLGGITMFGLLGIIIGPIIAALFITIWGIYGKVFHEYLPDVGPIIRAVRQESAGVEEIAVSPQESEKQEKQG; translated from the coding sequence ATGAAGAAGGAAGCTGTACACAAGGCGGTGTTGCTGGGGTTGGTGGTACTCATCTCGGCCATATTCCTGAGTATGATTCAAGGCTTTTTGATGGCGATATTCATGGCGGCACTCTTTTCATCCATGGCCAGCCCGACCCACAGGTGGTTGAGCGGCAAGATCGGTGGCAGGCAGAATATCGCGTCTATCCTGGTTGTTATCGGCATCGTACTGGTGGTGCTTATACCTCTCACAATCCTTATCGGCGTTGTTGTCGGCCAGGCGATCAATGTGGGCCAGTCTGTCACGCCCTGGGTGCAGGAATTTATTAATGAACCGTCTGCAGTCGGTCGTTTCTTGGAGAAAATTCCATATTATGAGCTGTTACTGCCGTATCGGGATGTGCTTGTCCAGAAAGCCGGGGAGTTGGTCGGTACGGTGTCGAGCTTTCTGATTGAATCGTTGCAGTCAGTTGCCGGTATCACCGTGAATGCGCTATTCGGTGCGATCATAATGCTCTACGTGATGTTCTATTTTCTCACTATGGGTGATGTGTTGCTGGAGCGCATCCTCTACTTTCTGCCTTTAGAGGATGAAGACGAGCAGCTCCTGCTGCAGCGTTTCACCTCCGTAACCAGGGCGACCATCAAGGGCACGATCATTATCGGGATCATGCAGGGCACGATCTGCGGCCTGGCCTTTGCCATTGCCGGTATTGAGGGTGCGGTGTTCTGGGGAAGTGTAATGGCTGTTACTTCCATTATCCCTGCTTTCGGTACTGCTATTGTCTGGGGACCTGCGGTAATTATTCTGGCGCTGTTGGGGAATTTCACCGGTGTCATTATTCTGGTTATCCTGTGTGGAGCGGTCGCAGGTAACCTTGATAATTTGGTGCGACCACGCTTGGTGGGCAAAGATACGGAAATGCATGATCTGTTCGTACTCTTCGGAACCCTCGGCGGAATCACCATGTTTGGCTTGCTCGGAATTATAATCGGCCCCATAATAGCTGCGCTTTTCATCACTATCTGGGGTATTTACGGCAAGGTTTTTCACGAATACCTCCCCGACGTCGGCCCGATAATCCGCGCCGTCCGACAAGAATCGGCCGGGGTGGAAGAGATTGCCGTATCGCCCCAAGAAAGTGAGAAGCAGGAAAAACAAGGGTAA
- a CDS encoding TrkH family potassium uptake protein codes for MNYRSILNVFGVLLVVTGSSMIMPILCSLWFGGDDLNALIISALITISLGLVIKHVYRKNYDFSMKDGLFLATFGWVMISAFSALPFILHGTIPSFTDAFFEMMSGYTTTGATILTDIESVPHGLLFWRSQTHLLGGMGFLTLTLLFLPHGMGGVRIFRAESSPGQVITGEKFKARNKDTMLWLWSIYLALNLIQTVLLQFGGMSLFDALCHAFGTVSTSGYSTRNASVQAFDSAYIDWVIIVFMFLGGITFGLFYQFIKGDFRGVAKNTEFRWYLVIVLFFVMATSLVLYGSGSYATFTDCLRFGAFQVVSLLTTTGFTTANYELWPQAAIMLLFVVCFIGACAGSTTSGIKIVHYALIFKYMYATMRRIYVQPMTVNSVRLNGRPVEAGVIDLAVCYFIVNILLVLSGGCLVVLFDPVDYLSAMSAVIASLMNIGPGFGAVGPTENYAFLSNASKWFLSWNMLVGRLEMFSALVIFLPDFWKK; via the coding sequence TCTGCTCTGATCACAATTAGTTTAGGCCTGGTGATCAAACACGTTTATCGCAAAAATTATGATTTCAGTATGAAGGATGGACTTTTCCTGGCCACTTTCGGCTGGGTCATGATTTCAGCCTTTTCTGCACTGCCTTTTATTTTGCATGGCACGATTCCATCGTTTACCGATGCATTTTTTGAAATGATGTCCGGGTATACTACGACCGGTGCGACGATACTGACTGATATCGAATCTGTGCCGCACGGGCTACTGTTCTGGCGTAGCCAGACGCATCTGCTCGGGGGGATGGGCTTTTTGACCCTTACCTTGCTTTTTTTGCCCCACGGCATGGGTGGGGTGCGTATCTTCAGGGCGGAGTCAAGTCCGGGGCAGGTGATAACCGGTGAGAAATTCAAAGCCAGAAATAAGGACACCATGCTCTGGCTCTGGTCTATTTATCTGGCCCTGAATCTTATTCAGACCGTCCTTTTGCAGTTTGGCGGCATGTCGCTCTTTGATGCCCTCTGCCACGCCTTCGGAACAGTCTCAACATCAGGCTACTCTACCCGCAATGCCAGCGTGCAGGCGTTTGACAGCGCCTATATCGACTGGGTCATCATAGTCTTTATGTTTCTCGGTGGTATCACTTTTGGTCTCTTCTACCAATTCATAAAGGGTGATTTTCGCGGGGTAGCTAAAAATACGGAATTTCGCTGGTACTTGGTGATTGTACTGTTCTTCGTTATGGCTACCAGTCTGGTGCTCTATGGCAGCGGTTCATACGCTACCTTTACAGATTGCTTAAGATTCGGGGCTTTCCAGGTAGTTTCACTGTTGACCACAACCGGCTTTACCACCGCCAACTATGAGTTGTGGCCCCAGGCGGCAATTATGCTGCTTTTTGTGGTTTGCTTCATTGGCGCCTGCGCCGGTTCCACCACCAGCGGTATCAAAATCGTTCATTATGCGCTCATCTTCAAATATATGTATGCGACCATGCGGCGTATCTATGTGCAGCCGATGACGGTCAACTCGGTGCGTTTGAATGGCAGGCCGGTTGAGGCCGGGGTAATCGACCTGGCGGTATGCTATTTTATTGTAAATATCCTGCTCGTCCTGAGTGGAGGTTGCCTGGTGGTTCTCTTTGACCCGGTGGATTACCTCAGCGCCATGAGTGCCGTAATTGCATCACTGATGAATATCGGCCCCGGTTTCGGTGCGGTGGGACCGACCGAGAATTATGCCTTTTTGTCAAACGCCAGCAAGTGGTTTCTCTCCTGGAATATGTTGGTCGGCCGTTTGGAGATGTTTTCAGCCCTGGTGATCTTTTTGCCTGACTTCTGGAAAAAATAG